cctacactattccattttcatccatatgtctatccaatgaccacttaaatgcccttaaagttggcgagtctactactgttgcaggcagggcgttccacgcccctactactctctgaataatgaaactacctctaacatctgtcctatatctatcacccctcaacttaaacctatgtcccctcgtgtttgccatccccatccgaggaaaaagactctcactatccaccctatctaaccctctgattatcttatatgtctctattaagtcacctctcctcctccttctctctaacgaaaacaacctcaagtccctcagcctttcctcgtaagaccttccctccataccaggcaacatcctagtaaatctcctctgcaccctttccatagcttccacatccttcctataatgcggtgaccagaactgcacgcaatactccaggtgtggtctcaccagagttttgtacagctgcagcatgacctcgtggctcagaaactcgatccccctactaataaaagctaacacaccatatgccttcttaacagctctattaaatccctgaaagttgccacccaggttatgtacctggacaccaagatctctctgctcatctacactaccaagaatcttcccattagcccagtactctgcattcctgttactccttccaaagtggatcacctcaaacttttccacattaaactccatttgccatctctcagcccagctctgcagcctatctatgtccctctgtaccctacaacatccttcggcactatccacaactccaccgaccttcgtgtcatccgcaaatttactaacccacccttctacaccctcttccaggtcatttataaaaatgacaaacagcagtggccccaaaacagatccttgcggtacaccactagtaactaaactccaggatgaatatttgccatcaaccaccaccctgtcttctttcagctagccaatttctgatgcaaagctctaaatcaccttcaaccccatacttccgtattttctgcaatagcctaccgtggggaaccttatcaaacgccttactgaaatccatatacaccacatccacggctttaccctcatccacctgtttggtcaccttctcgaaaaactcaataaggtttgtgaggcacgacctacccttcacaaaaccgtgctgactatcgctaatgaacttattcttttcaagatgattataaatcctatctcttataaccttttccaacattttacccacaaccgaagtaaggctcacaggtctataattaccagggctgtctcgactccccttcttgaacaaggggacaacatttgctatcctccagtcttccggcactattcctgtcgacaatgacgacataaagatcaaggacaaaggctctgcaatctcctccctggcttcccagagaatcctaggataaatcccatctggcccaggggacttagcaattttggaaagtgtgaaaatagataacacctcctccttgtgaacctcaatcccatctagcctcgtagcctgaatctcagtattctcgacaacattttctttctctactgtaaatactgatgaaaaatattcatttaacacttcccctatctcctctgattccacacacaacttcctactactatccttgattggccctaatctaactctagtcattcttttattcctgatatacctatagaaagccttagggttttccctgatcctatccgccaatgacttctcgtgtcctctccttgctcttagctcttcctttagatccttcctggctagcttgtaactctcaagcgccctaactgagccttcacgtctcatcctaacataatccttcttcttcctcttgacaggctcttcaacttctttagtaaaccatggctccctcgctcgacaacttcctccctgcctcacaggtacatacttatcaaggacacacagtagctgctccttgaataagctccacatttcgattgttcccatcccctgcagtttccttccccatcctacgcatcctaaatcttgcctaatcgcatcataatttcctttcccccagctataattcttgccctgcggtatatacctgtccctgcccatcgctaaggtaaacctaaccgaattgtgatcaccatcaccaaagtgctcacctacatctaaatctaacacctggccgggttcattacccagtaccaaatccaatgtggcatcgcccctggttggcctgtctccacactgtgtcaaaaaaccctcctgcacacactggacaaaaactgacccatctaaagtactcgaactatagtatttccagtcgatatttggaaagttaaagtcccccataacaactaccctgttactctcgcccctgtcgagaatcatcttcgctatcctttctcaCCAAATGTCCACAGTTGGTTTGGGGAGGAGGATGTAGATGCAAATTTCATTTCAGGCTTGAAGAACAGGGACATCAGAATCATAcagaacaggaggagtccattctacccatcgtccctgtgctggctctttgaaagatctatccaattagtccccactctccccctgctctttcccccatcctcctgcaaatttttccccttccagtatttctccaattccccccttttgaaagttattattgaatctgcttccaccgccctttcaggcagcgcgttccagatcacaacaactcactgcgtcaaaaacattctcctcctctccccctctggttcttttactgattatcttcaatctgcatcccgtgtaacaggctcaagggggctgaatgggtctcctcctgtCTAGGAGGATTTAAATTATGGGATTTTGCCAAGTTTACAAAACACCATCCCTTCCCGTTTTACtggcttaaaaaaaaaaaaaaaaaaaaaaaaaaaaaaaaaaatcgcaagcTGGTCAGGTCTGGATTTCCAATCATCTGTTGTCCTGGTTTTCCGCCCCACCCTCCAATCCCACGtcaacccccccccctccacccctggtCCATCCTTTATCGCAACGTCCTGTGCACCGAGAATTGCATGGGGAACACAGCCCGATGGTTAAACCAGCACGTTCAGACGCGGacggagagtcagagtgtttcatcaATCCCCTACCTGTGGCATGACCCGATTCCACATGGTGGTGAGATCACGGCCTTGGTTTGTGCTGATGTCACCGTAGTATTGTAGCATCTGTTTCTTCACAAATTTAGGGTTGGAGGTCAGCTGAGGTACAAAGAGGATTCAGTGAGAAACAAGCTCCGAGCTGGGTCAGGAGGCCGGAACCAAGGGATATCAGCCTCCACACACAATTAGACCACCCCACTGAGCAACCAACATCCTCCTGTCTGGACACAAGCTACCCTGGTAGAACGAGGACTTCGTTAGCTGTGAAACAATTGGGGACATCCTGAGGGGTGAAGCAGGGGAAGGCACTAGAGAAACGTACCGGTCTCTCTTTTCTAAAAATAAAACCTGgtaaagaatctcaacaccatccaggacaaagcggcccgcttgattggcaccccatccacaaacattcactccctccaccaccgacgcacagtggcagcagtgtgtaccatctacaagatgcactgcagcaatgcaccaagactccttcgacagcaccttccaaaccagtgacctctaccacctagaaggacaagagcagcagatgcatgggaacaccaccacctgcaagttcccctccaagtcacacaccatcctgacttggaacgatatcgccgttccttcactgtcgctgggtcaaaatcctggaactcccttcctaacagcactgtgggtgtacctaccccacatggactgcagcggttcaagaaggcagctcaccaccaccttctcaaggggcaattagggatgggcaataaatgctggcctggccagtgacgcccacatcctgtgaatacaGTCCCTGAGCCAGTTATCCCCCACTGACCAAAtgcagaaagaggaggaggaaattTAGTGAAGGGTATTGAGAACAAAACTGTGAGGAACGAGTGAATGGGTCCCCGCAATCTCGGAATTGTTACAGCACCCTGCACCCATCCCTCACTCAAACAGCACCCACTAAAGGCAGTGGGATCATCCTGTACTTACATAGTCGCGGTGTGTGATGGCCGTGATACATGAGGCCGTTTCGAAGATGTAGACGATGACCATTAGCACCAGATACTGTGTGGAAAGGAGGACACACAATGAGACAGGCCTCAGTATTCACAGCTCCTAACCCACTGGGGCATTCACTCCCCATCAGTGCCTCACCCATTCACCCAGCACCATTCATCAGGATGTTCAACTGGAGTGGGCACCACACTCAAGGCCCACCctttccctccacccccccaccttgCACAGGGGTCCTTGGATCTGCAGCATTAGCCCTGACCCAGTAGTACTGAGGTTAACAGTCAGCCACCCCTCCCTCCTCAGGCTCACCTCACTCAGCACAGCTTGtgaatggagtctgggatcttcattCAGTCCAACATAGGGCTCAGATTGGACAGAAAACCTCAGACTCTCCCGTGACCCCTTCAACCACTGCTTCCcctacccgccacccccccccccccccattaccaactccacacccgcccccccccccccctccatgcaTCCCAAGCCCACGTTCCCCCCCCACCCTGTACTCACGGTGGTGACCATAGTCCGGCTCTCATCCCAAGCCcacgttcccccaccccccccaccgctgtACTCACGGTGGTGACCATAGTCCGGCTCTCACTCAGCACGGCCAGGATGCCGAAAATGGAGAGGCAGAAGAAGGCGAAGCCGGTAAAGATGGCGATCCAGGCACCAGCGAAGACGTCATCCTTACCCGAAGCCCCCAGGACCGGATAGACCCTGAACGGATCAGTGACCACCCAGATGGTCTCCGCAAACAGGGCGAGGCCGGCGAGCTGGagggaatagagggagagagagagagagagagggagagagagagacaccgttaCACACCACACAGGACACGTCAACACCAAAGGCTACACCGGACTGGACTCGGGAAAGGCAGCAATTCCCCCAGTCCATCATTTCTCACCAggaccctcccttccctcctctggGATGgtgctccttagagcagagaaggaaggtcggggtagggggggggggattCAATAAAGGTGTTCCAAATCACGAGGGACTTTGAGAAACAcgcaaagaggccattcagcccctcgagactattCTGTTATTCTATGACATCATGGCCGATCTGATCAACTCCATCTCCGTGTCTTGGTTCAGTAATCCttattttgggggaggggagctccaGATTTGTGACGGCCTTTGGGTGTTGTgacgctctcactcactcagtgCTCTCGATACTGAGAGGGCGTTTTCTCCCCCTACCAGTATCATTAATAAAACAACAGCTTCACCTTTCAACACAGAGCAGTCACAGTCAAGAAATCTCACACAACCGGTTCGGCAACATTCAGGACTCAATTACCACATTCCAGCTTCAGCAcagtttatattaaaaaaaaaacccaaaaatGAGCCACTGGTCCTCCACGCCCTCTTGACATCGTTAGACATCAGTCTTCACAGACTGCAGGGCAAAAAAGTCAGTGACGTGGGACAGACGCAAGATCATTTACCCCAGCTCC
This window of the Heterodontus francisci isolate sHetFra1 chromosome 39, sHetFra1.hap1, whole genome shotgun sequence genome carries:
- the upk1a gene encoding uroplakin-1a isoform X2, with product MSRGRGGPVAHFWLAGLALFAETIWVVTDPFRVYPVLGASGKDDVFAGAWIAIFTGFAFFCLSIFGILAVLSESRTMVTTYLVLMVIVYIFETASCITAITHRDYLTSNPKFVKKQMLQYYGDISTNQGRDLTTMWNRVMPQEQCCGALGPTDWIKYTSFFRTQFNETVAPWPFQCCKRDVSMQIINQEGCAVGHQDFLNQKGCFDYFSTAINSYAWGIAWFGFAILMWTFVVLVLTMYYLTTL
- the upk1a gene encoding uroplakin-1a isoform X1, whose amino-acid sequence is MGETSASPVLKAILIFGKLILMLAGLALFAETIWVVTDPFRVYPVLGASGKDDVFAGAWIAIFTGFAFFCLSIFGILAVLSESRTMVTTYLVLMVIVYIFETASCITAITHRDYLTSNPKFVKKQMLQYYGDISTNQGRDLTTMWNRVMPQEQCCGALGPTDWIKYTSFFRTQFNETVAPWPFQCCKRDVSMQIINQEGCAVGHQDFLNQKGCFDYFSTAINSYAWGIAWFGFAILMWTFVVLVLTMYYLTTL